In a single window of the Natrialba magadii ATCC 43099 genome:
- a CDS encoding Cdc6/Cdc18 family protein — MSESDDLFIREDPIFVNKELLEISHLPDEGRIVGRDEEIGQLANAVNPAIFGQSPSNVLIYGKTGTGKSLCAKYVSRRLVDTAEEEGVSAVFAYVDCAQDTTETQAVQTIASSVNTDETEIYIPDKGISTATYYKRLWRILNKEYDVALIILDEIDKLEDDAILMQLSRAGEAGKVTDCKIGVIGISNKIKYKDRMDERVKSSLCEREFVFPPYNASQLNNIMSARNDAFRDGVLEDAVIPRAAALAAREHGDARKAIDILRYAGEIAQAEGAATVREEFVVQARERAEVDRFRELIRGSTPHSRYVLQALTVLSLEHRPDGAYSNTSGENDGFRTTRIYDIYEQICRQEGADTLSLRRVRDLLKEHAFLDILEQSRHSGGSAEGSYTEHTLLEDPEVVRDVLADTVE; from the coding sequence ATGTCTGAGTCCGACGACCTCTTCATTCGGGAGGACCCGATCTTCGTTAACAAGGAACTCCTCGAGATCAGTCACCTCCCCGATGAGGGTCGGATCGTCGGCCGGGACGAAGAGATCGGCCAGCTCGCGAATGCCGTCAACCCCGCGATTTTCGGACAGAGTCCCAGCAACGTTCTCATCTACGGGAAGACTGGCACTGGCAAATCGCTGTGTGCGAAGTACGTTTCTAGACGCCTCGTCGATACGGCCGAAGAGGAAGGCGTCAGTGCGGTCTTCGCCTACGTTGACTGTGCACAGGACACGACCGAAACACAGGCCGTCCAGACCATTGCGAGCTCGGTCAACACCGACGAAACTGAGATCTACATTCCCGACAAAGGAATTAGCACGGCGACGTACTACAAGCGTCTCTGGCGCATTCTCAACAAGGAGTACGACGTCGCACTCATCATTCTCGACGAGATCGACAAACTCGAGGATGACGCGATTTTGATGCAACTCTCCCGCGCCGGTGAAGCGGGGAAAGTAACCGACTGTAAGATCGGCGTTATCGGTATCAGTAACAAGATCAAGTACAAAGACCGGATGGACGAGCGGGTCAAATCGAGCCTCTGTGAGCGCGAGTTCGTCTTCCCGCCGTACAACGCGAGCCAGCTGAATAACATCATGTCGGCGCGTAACGATGCGTTCCGCGACGGCGTACTCGAGGACGCGGTAATTCCACGAGCGGCCGCACTCGCAGCGCGAGAGCACGGTGACGCCCGAAAAGCGATCGACATTCTGCGGTATGCCGGCGAAATTGCACAGGCTGAAGGGGCAGCCACCGTTCGCGAGGAGTTCGTAGTTCAGGCCCGCGAACGTGCGGAAGTCGATCGGTTCCGTGAACTTATCCGCGGTTCGACGCCCCACTCTCGATACGTATTACAGGCGCTGACGGTTCTCTCACTCGAACACCGTCCTGACGGTGCATACAGCAATACGTCTGGCGAGAACGACGGCTTTCGAACGACGCGAATCTACGATATCTACGAGCAAATTTGTCGTCAGGAAGGTGCCGATACACTGTCGCTTCGTCGCGTTCGTGACCTGCTAAAAGAACATGCGTTTCTGGATATACTCGAACAGTCCCGACACAGCGGCGGGAGTGCGGAAGGAAGCTATACCGAACATACGCTTCTCGAGGATCCAGAAGTTGTCCGAGATGTGCTTGCAGATACTGTCGAGTAG
- a CDS encoding DUF7127 family protein: protein METPPELEAAAGEQDEITITNRQYDDEQVIAVDFGQVAGEPTLDTVGETAIVVIDGTQFEFGIPTDANEVKMNDGILTIRS, encoded by the coding sequence ATGGAAACACCACCAGAACTTGAGGCAGCAGCAGGTGAACAAGATGAGATTACGATCACGAACCGCCAGTACGACGATGAACAAGTCATTGCCGTCGACTTTGGGCAAGTGGCTGGCGAACCAACGCTCGACACTGTTGGTGAAACGGCAATCGTCGTTATCGACGGTACACAGTTCGAATTCGGGATTCCGACAGACGCGAACGAAGTGAAAATGAACGATGGCATCCTGACGATCAGAAGCTGA
- a CDS encoding PadR family transcriptional regulator, giving the protein MYDLTGFQRDLLYVAAGLEEPHGLAIKEELENYYESEIHHGRLYPNLDTLVDKGLIEKGTADRRTNVYSVTRRGRRELEDRRDWEEQYVSDLV; this is encoded by the coding sequence ATGTATGACCTAACCGGCTTCCAGCGTGACCTCCTGTACGTCGCTGCAGGACTCGAAGAACCACACGGCCTCGCGATCAAAGAGGAACTCGAGAACTACTACGAGAGCGAAATCCACCACGGCCGACTCTACCCGAACCTGGATACGCTCGTCGACAAGGGTCTCATCGAGAAGGGAACGGCTGACCGGCGAACGAACGTCTACAGCGTTACGCGCCGCGGCCGTCGCGAACTCGAAGACCGGCGCGACTGGGAGGAGCAGTACGTTTCTGACCTGGTCTGA